Genomic segment of Sodaliphilus pleomorphus:
AACTGGCAGAAGTGGCTGGGGCTGACCTGTATGAAATCAAGCCGGAACAGCCCTATACGGATGCGGACCTGGACTGGAATGACAAGCAAAGTCGTTCGTCGGTAGAGATGCAGGACAAGCATTCGCGGCCAGCCATCACCGGCAAGCTGCAGAATATGCATGAGTATAACGTAGTGTATGTCGGTTTCCCTATCTGGTGGTACACCGCGCCGACCATCATCAACACGTTTCTGGAGACTTATGACTTCAAGGGCAAGACAGTAATCCCCTTTGCCACTTCCGGTGGAAGCAGCATCAAGAAAGCCTGTGCCGATTTAGAAGCAGCCTATCCTGAAATAAACTGGAAAGAAGGTAAGCTGCTGAACCACACATCGAAGGGTGACTTGCTGAAGTGGGTTGAGCGTAATCGCTAATGCATGGAGCCCGACAGATGCAGGATTACGCCTTTCATATCAACACCGTCCAATAGCCCCCTATTTTGAGGTTGGGTTACACACGAGAGAAAAACAGCAAGAAAGGTAAGAAAAGCGATATTTTGTATAAACCGGTATTGAGAAAAAACACATATCTTTGCAATATGTAACAACTATAACAGTTTTTGATTATGAAACATTTCCATCTCCGTTACCTTGCGGTAGCCGCACTGCTTGTTATGGGCACAACGGCTTGGGCTCAGTCCAAGGTTTTTCTTACACGCGAGATCTCTCCCGCCTCGCTCGTCCGTATCTACAAGGCATTAGGCGTGAAAGCCCAGGGACGTGTGGCCGTGAAAATAAGCACCGGCGAGGGCAGCAACCCCAACTATCTCAAGCCCGAGCTCATCAAGGATCTTGTCTATGACGTTGACGGTACTATAGTAGAGAACAACACCGCCTATGGTGGTGATCCTAACGACGTGCGCAATAACTCTGCCAATCACTGGAAGGTCATCGACCGCCATGGCTTTACCAAGTATTTTCCCGTCGATATCATGGACGAATACGATGAGATACGCATCCCCGTGCGCGACCATACCCATCTGAACTACGATATCGTGGGCGGACATCTTGCCAACTACGACTTCATGATCTGTCTCAACCATTTCAAGGGTCATCCCATGGGTGGCTACGGCGGGGCACTTAAGAACCTCTCCATAGGCTGCGCCTCATCCAACGGAAAGGCTTACATCCATTCGGCTGGTAAGATGAACAAACTCAATATGGACTCACTGTGGACCCCGAAGTACATCGGCGACCAGGACGGTTTCTTGGAGAGCATGGCTGCTGCCGCTCAGGCCGTGGTAAACTATTTTCAGAAGGAGAATGGTATCATCTATATCAGCGTGATGAACAATATGAGCATCGACTGCGACTGTGTAGACCATCCTGCTCCCGTGAAGTTGGAAGATTATGGCATCCTCGCCAGCACCGACCCCGTGGCCCTCGACCAGGCCTGTGTCGACATCATCAACAACCAGAAAGTTACGGCGAAGAACGATCCTACCGACCTGCTTAAGCGCATCGACAAGCAGCACGGCACTCACACCATCGACTGGGCTGAGAAGATAGGACTGGGCTCGAAGAAATACACAATTGTCAACATCGACAAATAGATCAATTAGACTCTTGTCCTCTGTTCAAGAGGCATTACTCAAAAATTATCTTTTATGATAAAACAAATACTCTTGGCAACCGCACTCATGGGTGCGGCCAGCACGCTGTTTGCCCAAACCGACTCAGTGCGTCTGAGCGATGTGGTGGTCACCGGTACGCGCTATCGTTCCGACATCCGCCATCTGCCTCTCGACGTCTCGGTTATCGGCCATTCCCAGCTCACAGCATCCTATCAGCCATCAGTGCTCCCTACTTTGAGCCAGCAAGTGCCGGGACTCTTCGTCACTACTCGCGGCATCCTCGGTTATGGGCTTAGCACTGGTGCGGCAGGGACCATCAAGATGAGGGGTGTCGGTGGTTCGGCAGACCTGCTCGTGCTCATCGACGGGCTGCCACAGTATGCCGGACTCTATGGGCATCCGCTTGCCGATACCTATCAAACGATGATGGCCGACCGCGTGGAGATCGTGGGTGGTCCGGCTTCTGCCATCTATGGCAGCAATGCCATGGGCGGAGTAGTGAACATCGTGACACGCAGGATGGAGTCCAACGGTGTGCAGACCGACATCAACCTACAGGGAGGCAGCTACGGCACCTTCATCGGCACCGCTACCAACCGCGTGCGACAAGGCCGCTTTTCGTCTATTGCCGCACTGAACTATGAGCGCACCGACGGTCATCGTGCAAACTCAGCCTTCAGTCAGACAAGTGGTTTTCTCAAACTCGGCTACGACCTCTCGCGCTATTGGCAGATCGATGGCACCGCAAACATCGCTTATCAGGAGTCGTCGAACCCGGGACCCATCACGGCACCGCTCATCGACAATGACATGCTCATCACCCGTGGTATGACAGCACTCTCGCTCACCAACGACTACGGTCGCGTATCGGGTGCTGTGCGTACCTTCTACAACTGGGGACATCATCATATCAACGACGGACATGCCGCTGCGCGTCCGGCACAGGCCGCCTACTACATACATAATGATCGCATGGGTGGTGTCTCTGCCTATGAGAGCTTTGCTCCTTTCTCCACCACTCGCATCACGCTGGGCTTCGACTACCAGCACTTCGGCGGACATGCCTGGCAGAAGGCGATTGCCGACGGCAGTCGCACGGATCTTGCCAACCGCACCGTCAATGAGGTAGCGGGCTATGCCGACATTCGCCAGGAACTGCTGTCGTGGCTTACCGCCGACGTGGCCCTGCGTCTTGACCACCACAGCGTGTCAGGATCG
This window contains:
- a CDS encoding flavodoxin, yielding MKKIVLTLLALLTISLSACSQKKTDTKMEQKVLVAYFSATGTTKAAARQLAEVAGADLYEIKPEQPYTDADLDWNDKQSRSSVEMQDKHSRPAITGKLQNMHEYNVVYVGFPIWWYTAPTIINTFLETYDFKGKTVIPFATSGGSSIKKACADLEAAYPEINWKEGKLLNHTSKGDLLKWVERNR
- a CDS encoding DUF362 domain-containing protein, whose translation is MKHFHLRYLAVAALLVMGTTAWAQSKVFLTREISPASLVRIYKALGVKAQGRVAVKISTGEGSNPNYLKPELIKDLVYDVDGTIVENNTAYGGDPNDVRNNSANHWKVIDRHGFTKYFPVDIMDEYDEIRIPVRDHTHLNYDIVGGHLANYDFMICLNHFKGHPMGGYGGALKNLSIGCASSNGKAYIHSAGKMNKLNMDSLWTPKYIGDQDGFLESMAAAAQAVVNYFQKENGIIYISVMNNMSIDCDCVDHPAPVKLEDYGILASTDPVALDQACVDIINNQKVTAKNDPTDLLKRIDKQHGTHTIDWAEKIGLGSKKYTIVNIDK
- a CDS encoding TonB-dependent receptor plug domain-containing protein — encoded protein: MIKQILLATALMGAASTLFAQTDSVRLSDVVVTGTRYRSDIRHLPLDVSVIGHSQLTASYQPSVLPTLSQQVPGLFVTTRGILGYGLSTGAAGTIKMRGVGGSADLLVLIDGLPQYAGLYGHPLADTYQTMMADRVEIVGGPASAIYGSNAMGGVVNIVTRRMESNGVQTDINLQGGSYGTFIGTATNRVRQGRFSSIAALNYERTDGHRANSAFSQTSGFLKLGYDLSRYWQIDGTANIAYQESSNPGPITAPLIDNDMLITRGMTALSLTNDYGRVSGAVRTFYNWGHHHINDGHAAARPAQAAYYIHNDRMGGVSAYESFAPFSTTRITLGFDYQHFGGHAWQKAIADGSRTDLANRTVNEVAGYADIRQELLSWLTADVALRLDHHSVSGSEWVPQGGLTARLPHNMELKAIVGKGFRNPTLRELYMFRPANADLAPERLWNYELSMRQRLLNGRLGYGLNVFYLNADNLITTQMVDGRPLNVNTGNTENSGFEFLAFYKPMRHLQLDANYSFLHTSRTLTAAPKHKLYLGTDWQPGRFTLHSGLQWIDGLHTADNNPTTENFWLWDLSASLHVSRALKFFVHGENLLAQHYEVNAGFPMPRATVMAGVEVQL